A region of the Montipora foliosa isolate CH-2021 chromosome 8, ASM3666993v2, whole genome shotgun sequence genome:
GGGTCGTTAACTATACATGTAATAGGGACCGTACGATCCAAGACGGCGGCGTCCGCGAAATCGTCATTTAATGTTGCTAGTTTGTGTTTCTCAAAGCGTTTCGTGATTATTCCACTTTGTTCAACTGGAAGAGGAACTGAATTGGGAGAAACGTGTGTGTTCGTGTCTTCGTTAGAACTTGAGATTTGGCCATTTCACGTTGCAGATTTGCAGAGAACGGGAAAGAAATGTGCCAAACTTCAAAACGAACGTGCAGAGGGATTGTTTTGCTCATTCGAGCCTGTTGTTTGGTGTCTTTCTCCCGTCCTAGATCGTAAGGTCGCtaatttagggagcttaagcacgcacgtttttgagacgcggacggcaaccggaagtgagctgatttccctttaacttgtcttcgcacaaccacatttacattgctaagtaccttttctccattagggatgattagtgtaaaaatctgggagacaccactatcctggcatgcgaaatgtttacttccggttgccgtccgtgtctcaaaaacgcagcacctttttttctttctaatgGTGTGAGATATTTTTCTACTCAGAGAAATGGAGGAAGTCCACCAGTTTCAACCTCGGAGGAAGAAGGGACGTTTGAACAAAAAGTATACAAAACTATAATCGAGGAATTCAAAGCCATGGGCTTAGAGGTTATCGAAGAAAATGAGCAACAGTTTACTATGATAACAGACAGAGACAAACTGAAAAAGTGGATAGAAGAGAGATCGGATGGGAATATAGCAGTAGTGTACAAAGGGTGCTCTTTAACGGACAAAGGCACGCAAATAGAAGAGACTGAACCATTAAATAAAGATTTCGAGAACGAAAGGGGAAAACTAAGAGCGGAGATTATTTTTCTTAAGAGAAAAGTGCAGGACCAAGCAAACGAACTCGGGCGCTTTTACAAGGCATTCAAAGACGCTATGGAACAAAATTTGCAATACAGGAAGCAGATCCAAGGAGCAGATAGCGAAAACGTGGAAAAAGGTACCTAACGAGTCTTGTAAGATTGAGGCCTCCTTGTGGCCTGTGGAAGTGTATTTATTCCTTGCTAGCAGATGTCTCTTTTcgttttgcgttcgctgggctgacagcagtacgggaaaagagacctgcGAAAATGTTCGCTTCCAGTTGCCGTTCGCGTCTGAAAAACGTGGCTTGCttaattaagctccctaattgttGTGACGAGGCTTGGAGCACGTTGTGCTTTCGCTCAACTCTGATTTTCTTTTCGTAGGTGCGCACGCTGTAGCACAGCAGACACGGACTACAACAAGTAAATCCTTACGAAGACAATCGGAATCCATGTTGATTTTTGTGAAACGTCGAGTAACTGAAATGACGCAATTGAAAGAGCACTTGGACAGTCATAACCAAAGCTTGCGCGTGCTCACCGAGCTCTCCGATAGAACCACGACAGATTTTGTACGCTTAGTAAGCTCTAGAAAGGCGGAGCATGTTCCTGATTCCCCTCAACGCGGGAAGTTTCGCTTCGAGGGGGCAGAGGGTGGATCGAATCCACTCCCCCAAGGACAAAGGAAAAGGGATGGGAACTTTGATCGAATAGATTCTGATGATGCACCTTTGAGTATGCCAGTTCAAGAATCAAATATGCGGAGAAAATTAAACACCGAAGCAAATGCTGAATTTTCCGGCGAACCAATGAATAACCGAAGACCGACGGCACGGGATAGAACGAAGATAACAGAGGTTTCTGCAGCAGCAGGTGTATCCGACTCTGCGAGGACTGGGGAAAGCGATGTTGAAGTTATTGAAGAAGAGGAGGAACTTCTGGGCGCAACATCTGCCGCACCTGGCAAATTGTGTCCTGTTTGCGAGTGCTTTTTCCCTGCCAGCTACGATCAAAATCAATTTGAACTACACGTTCAAGGACATTTCGATGACGATTCGTAAGGCAACGATCCATTTTAAGCGAAAATAGGGCCTACGTTGGTCAGGAAGTGCCGAACATCTTGCTTGGGAATATAAAGTCACGCCGATATTATCACGTAACAAAAGTCGTCAAGGTTCACAAGTCATTTCAACCAGGGGGTTCTCAAAgatcccgaaactttacgggccattttcgggtgtcacaattccctttgtatctccagaacggagaggatttaactcgtcaaacttcacagtcattttttttttgttaccttgaaaacgtgttacatgtaaaaggtcagctttccaaaacaaacggttggcagtttcacaaatggtttttcgggcccgaaaagttttcgggactttcgagaaacgggcccctggctactcgaagcatggttagcgctaaccacgTTAAATACCACAGAAACCTTTTGGTTTTGATACCTCATAATTAACCAACGGTTAGGGTTTACGAGGCTTCGAGTAACTGGCCCCAGGTTGACTATCAGACATAATTTGATGTTGCTCTGGTTTGAAGTAgtctgcgaacgcagacgtatttccggcggtagTTTCTTTCAGGGGAGAGAAACAATCGCCGGAAATACGTCAGCGTTCCGGCGCAGGCTAGGTTTGAAgaaatccaaagaaagaaattaaatttcttCAAAGCGGAGTTACAGCATCAAACTATGCCTAATGATAATTAAACGCAccttttaattgttttgaaaatgtatttaattttaCCCGACCTCCTTTTTCAGTCTGACTACAAAAATGATCTCCAGTTCCAACTGTGTGTCCGCAGGAACAGGATTATCCTAACAGAATAAGATTCTTCCTGATGGGAACAatgaggaggggggggggggggggggggggttagaaAGCTCGTTTATTCATTGCcttttcgttctttttttccttgttgtccacCTGCGTTATAATTTATCGAAAGCAGCCTATTTTCCTTGGTCTTACAACGATGGAAAAGTGCACGtgcattagagcgagtttcaatctattaagtaatttctttggccaatcagaaaggccggagacaatccagtaaaccaatgaaaactcgaatcgcggaaaaatgtgcacgcgcgagccacgattggttttggtttcacttctgattggttgagaaaatgGCTTGAGAACATTGCACCAATCACTGAGCGaggtaatgcaaaaccaaaccaattcgctaattactttcgacactcaattgaaaatcgctgtACATCTGTTAAGTCGCTTAGTAGGCATCAGAGCTCAGGCTCAGAAGTTTCAATAAAAGCCGGTTACCCGCGGTCTACCTCTGTCTGTCTGtcagcgatgttgaaaccgttcccccgcccctcccccccccccatttcaaccttgttgaaacatgttgaatggaGGTTGAATGAGTTAAAAGCGTTAAACTTTGCCATCGctaatgttgaatgaagttggaGCCGTTTGCCCCCGTCTTTAAACATTGTTGGGTACACGCGAGCGCACTTATTGATCTCTCAAATGACGTGTCCATGTCCGTAGGCATAGTAACAATTAACAATCGCGGCaccagcctgggactgaataccaggcctctcgCGAAGCGAAGCTATGAttgcccaccccagcagtcaacatcgttgaAAAAGTCGAACTGATGTTGAGGCCGTTCGCCCGTGGCGATTGCGTTATCCCATATGAGAGCGTCTTTTTAATAGGGCTTG
Encoded here:
- the LOC138013283 gene encoding tax1-binding protein 1 homolog — translated: MMNSRKDSSPRLSSSGCEDVFDFPGVEDESSGSGPPSREAHAALREAFRNLKEYYLVAKAQNTELKAKLKQRDRRGSHSQVHQERDELQSLLQKSYLAYKEMYEENEQLEMKRLKLAEELRQSQEVLAQRNGGSPPVSTSEEEGTFEQKVYKTIIEEFKAMGLEVIEENEQQFTMITDRDKLKKWIEERSDGNIAVVYKGCSLTDKGTQIEETEPLNKDFENERGKLRAEIIFLKRKVQDQANELGRFYKAFKDAMEQNLQYRKQIQGADSENVEKGAHAVAQQTRTTTSKSLRRQSESMLIFVKRRVTEMTQLKEHLDSHNQSLRVLTELSDRTTTDFVRLVSSRKAEHVPDSPQRGKFRFEGAEGGSNPLPQGQRKRDGNFDRIDSDDAPLSMPVQESNMRRKLNTEANAEFSGEPMNNRRPTARDRTKITEVSAAAGVSDSARTGESDVEVIEEEEELLGATSAAPGKLCPVCECFFPASYDQNQFELHVQGHFDDDS